From one Mycobacterium colombiense CECT 3035 genomic stretch:
- a CDS encoding tyrosine-type recombinase/integrase translates to MAKRRANSQGNVYQRPNGRWEARLRYRDPDTGEQKRVSVYGATQKAALAELKKVRDRIDEGQPPRDATTTVAAWMSHWRATTLAASGRSQATKALYDSLSRKHIEAAPIGRVRLDRLRPSDVEKLVLDMRAQMKPGERTDDNPNPDPVRALADSTIRSTYTVLRASLDGAVRDGLLGKNPAAAVKRPGVERTEARHLDRDAVIKLLDAAKASRYHPALVLIASTGMRRGEAAALRWEHVDLKTGALRVAATVARVDGKLVTTPPKTERSRRQIPLSAPVVEMLRAHRARQKRERLQAGDQWRESDLVFPTEFGTQVDPRNLLRVIQAAAKKAGLQDVYVHTLRHSAASAWLEGGVHIKAVADLLGHSSISITGDIYGHAEDATARAAVDSLANSLGL, encoded by the coding sequence ATGGCGAAGCGTCGCGCCAACTCACAGGGCAACGTCTACCAGCGTCCGAATGGGCGTTGGGAGGCGCGGTTGCGCTACCGCGACCCCGACACCGGCGAGCAGAAGCGGGTCAGCGTCTACGGCGCCACCCAGAAGGCGGCGCTGGCCGAGCTGAAGAAGGTCCGCGACAGGATCGACGAGGGCCAGCCACCGCGGGACGCCACCACGACCGTGGCTGCGTGGATGTCCCACTGGCGGGCCACCACGCTCGCGGCGTCCGGCCGCAGCCAGGCAACCAAGGCGCTGTATGACAGCCTGAGCCGCAAGCACATCGAGGCGGCGCCGATCGGTCGCGTGCGGCTCGACCGGCTTCGGCCGTCCGACGTCGAGAAGCTAGTCCTCGACATGCGGGCACAGATGAAGCCAGGGGAGCGGACCGACGACAACCCCAACCCGGACCCGGTGCGGGCGCTGGCCGACTCGACGATCCGGTCGACGTACACCGTCCTCCGCGCCAGCCTAGACGGAGCGGTACGCGACGGCCTGCTGGGCAAGAACCCAGCGGCCGCCGTCAAACGCCCCGGGGTCGAGCGCACAGAGGCCCGACACCTCGACCGCGACGCCGTCATCAAACTGCTCGACGCCGCGAAGGCGTCGCGGTACCACCCGGCGCTGGTGCTGATCGCGTCGACCGGGATGCGTCGCGGAGAGGCCGCGGCGCTGCGGTGGGAGCACGTCGACCTCAAGACCGGCGCGCTACGGGTCGCAGCGACCGTGGCGCGCGTGGACGGCAAGCTGGTCACCACGCCGCCCAAGACGGAACGCTCGAGGCGACAGATACCGCTGTCGGCCCCGGTGGTCGAAATGCTTCGCGCGCACCGCGCCCGGCAGAAGCGGGAGCGGCTGCAGGCCGGCGACCAATGGCGTGAAAGCGATTTGGTGTTCCCGACCGAGTTTGGTACGCAGGTCGACCCGCGCAACCTGCTACGGGTGATCCAGGCCGCGGCGAAAAAGGCTGGGCTGCAAGATGTCTACGTTCACACGCTGCGCCACAGCGCTGCATCGGCGTGGCTCGAAGGTGGTGTGCACATCAAGGCGGTCGCCGATCTGCTCGGGCACAGCTCCATCTCGATCACAGGCGACATTTACGGCCACGCTGAGGACGCAACCGCACGCGCGGCCGTGGACAGTTTGGCCAATTCGCTGGGTTTGTGA
- a CDS encoding succinic semialdehyde dehydrogenase yields the protein MPAPSAEVFDRLRQLAAIKDITARQTKTIDEVFTGRPLTTIPIGTAEDVEAAFAEARAAQAAWANRPVTERVAIIARYRDLVVKNREFLMDLLQAEAGKARWAAQEEIIDLMANANYYAGVAADLLKPHTVPALLPGIGKTTVAYQPKGVVGVISPWNYPMTLTVSDSVPALLAGNAVVLKPDSQTPYCALACAELLYEAGLPRALYAIVPGPGSVVGTAIIDNCDYLMFTGSTATGRQLAEHAGRRLIGFSAELGGKNAMIVTRGANLDKAAKAATRACFSNAGQLCISIERIYVEKDIADDFIGKFGAAVRNMKLGTAYDFSVDMGSLISAGQLDTVTDHVDDAKAKGAKVIAGGKARPDVGPLFYEPTVLTDVTQEMECAANETFGPVVSIYPVADVEEAVEKANDTEYGLNASVWAGSSAEGERVAARLRSGTVNVNEGYAFAWGSLSAPMGGMGQSGVGRRHGPEGLLKYTESQTIATARVFNLDPPLGIPGKLWQKSLLPIVRTVSKLPGRK from the coding sequence ATGCCCGCACCGTCAGCCGAGGTCTTCGACCGTTTGCGCCAGCTCGCCGCGATCAAGGACATCACCGCACGCCAGACAAAGACGATCGACGAGGTGTTCACGGGCAGGCCTTTGACCACCATCCCGATCGGCACGGCCGAAGACGTCGAGGCCGCGTTCGCCGAGGCGCGCGCGGCCCAGGCCGCCTGGGCGAACCGCCCGGTCACCGAGCGCGTCGCCATCATCGCCCGGTACCGCGACCTCGTCGTGAAGAACCGCGAGTTCCTGATGGACCTCCTGCAGGCCGAGGCCGGCAAGGCCCGCTGGGCGGCGCAGGAGGAAATCATCGACCTGATGGCCAACGCGAACTACTACGCCGGCGTGGCCGCGGACCTGCTCAAGCCCCACACGGTGCCCGCGCTGCTGCCCGGGATCGGCAAGACCACGGTCGCTTACCAGCCCAAGGGTGTGGTCGGGGTGATTTCGCCGTGGAACTACCCCATGACGCTGACGGTGTCCGACTCGGTGCCGGCGCTGCTGGCGGGCAACGCGGTGGTGCTCAAGCCGGACAGCCAGACCCCGTACTGCGCGCTCGCGTGCGCCGAGCTGCTCTATGAGGCCGGCCTGCCGCGGGCGCTGTACGCGATCGTGCCCGGACCGGGCTCGGTGGTCGGCACCGCGATCATCGACAACTGCGACTACTTGATGTTCACCGGTTCGACCGCCACCGGCAGGCAGCTCGCCGAACACGCGGGCCGCCGGCTGATCGGTTTCTCGGCCGAACTCGGCGGCAAGAACGCGATGATCGTGACGCGGGGGGCCAACCTGGACAAGGCCGCCAAGGCGGCCACCCGCGCGTGCTTCTCGAACGCGGGCCAGCTGTGCATCTCCATCGAGCGGATCTACGTGGAGAAGGACATCGCCGACGATTTCATCGGCAAGTTCGGTGCCGCCGTCCGAAACATGAAGCTGGGCACAGCATATGACTTCTCGGTCGACATGGGCAGCCTGATCTCCGCGGGTCAGCTCGACACCGTGACAGACCACGTCGACGACGCGAAAGCCAAGGGCGCCAAGGTGATTGCGGGCGGTAAGGCCCGGCCCGACGTCGGGCCACTGTTCTACGAGCCGACGGTGCTGACCGACGTCACGCAGGAGATGGAGTGCGCGGCCAACGAGACGTTCGGGCCGGTTGTCTCGATCTATCCCGTCGCCGACGTGGAGGAGGCCGTCGAGAAGGCCAACGACACCGAGTACGGGCTCAACGCCAGCGTATGGGCAGGATCCTCGGCCGAGGGCGAGCGGGTCGCCGCGCGGTTGCGGTCGGGGACGGTCAATGTCAACGAGGGCTACGCGTTCGCGTGGGGCAGCCTCAGCGCGCCGATGGGCGGCATGGGCCAGTCCGGCGTCGGTCGCAGGCACGGTCCCGAGGGCCTGCTGAAGTACACCGAATCGCAGACGATCGCGACCGCACGCGTGTTCAATCTCGATCCGCCCCTTGGCATTCCGGGCAAACTCTGGCAGAAGTCGCTGCTGCCCATCGTGCGGACGGTATCGAAGCTTCCCGGCCGAAAGTAA
- a CDS encoding pyridoxamine 5'-phosphate oxidase family protein — translation MNPQDLARELNHPGAQKLLAGSMARLAYNGHDGFPRVVPVGFYWTGDRIVVSTAPTSPKAQALSSRPQVAVTIDTGSTPEEARALLVRGLATLETVDGVTEEYLAAARSSLAEPQLAEFERNVQSTYKQMVRISIEPKWARFYDFGAGRLPAFLAKLVNDG, via the coding sequence ATGAACCCGCAGGATCTGGCCCGTGAGCTCAACCACCCCGGCGCGCAGAAGCTGCTGGCGGGCTCCATGGCGCGGCTCGCCTACAACGGACACGATGGCTTTCCGCGCGTCGTCCCGGTCGGGTTCTACTGGACCGGCGACCGCATCGTTGTATCGACGGCCCCGACCTCGCCGAAGGCGCAAGCGCTTTCGTCACGTCCGCAAGTCGCGGTGACGATCGACACCGGCTCCACGCCGGAAGAGGCGAGGGCCCTGCTGGTGCGTGGCCTCGCCACGCTGGAAACGGTCGACGGCGTCACCGAGGAGTACCTCGCGGCAGCGAGAAGCTCACTGGCCGAACCCCAACTCGCCGAGTTCGAACGCAACGTGCAATCGACGTACAAGCAGATGGTGCGCATCTCGATCGAGCCGAAATGGGCGCGGTTTTACGACTTCGGCGCCGGCCGGCTACCGGCCTTTCTCGCGAAACTCGTCAACGACGGCTAG
- a CDS encoding DUF4383 domain-containing protein has product MRWSFAQVGLLIICVFHVVQAVIGFILNPSFATGPDAPTVQLLGMDYNGWHAVAGLALFAPGLVFAIRKSWSVLYLLLAAIAGALPGIWAFFSHQVAFVFTFPNNTVDAVVHLVTAAIMAVVAAVQIRMDGGLRNSLADLRKAP; this is encoded by the coding sequence GTGAGGTGGAGCTTCGCCCAGGTCGGGCTGCTGATCATCTGCGTTTTCCATGTCGTCCAGGCGGTGATCGGGTTCATCCTCAATCCCAGCTTCGCGACCGGGCCCGACGCGCCGACCGTGCAGCTGCTCGGCATGGACTACAACGGCTGGCACGCCGTCGCCGGCTTGGCGCTGTTCGCGCCGGGGCTGGTCTTCGCCATTCGCAAGTCGTGGTCGGTGTTGTACCTGCTGCTGGCCGCGATAGCCGGTGCGCTGCCGGGCATTTGGGCCTTCTTCTCGCATCAGGTCGCGTTCGTGTTCACCTTTCCCAACAACACGGTCGACGCGGTGGTGCACCTGGTGACCGCCGCGATCATGGCGGTCGTCGCCGCCGTGCAGATCCGGATGGACGGTGGGCTGCGAAACTCGCTCGCCGATCTCCGGAAAGCGCCGTAA
- a CDS encoding GAP family protein, with amino-acid sequence MWGSVLGLGILAALNPVRLGLALLMISRPRPGPSLLAYWLGGLTVCIPELLIPLLLLNFTPMFGHVAHGSASPSTNSALGKIQIGLGVVGLSIAAVLTVRFLVRPRTPQPVPEDARSPEMSMVSGAPIPMPRLLTRVPEESVRNPSPVRRLLNRIHDAWESGSSWVAWVIGIISVPVDGVLFIVAIIAASGASVSAQASASVAFILLMYAVVEVILVGYVVAPAKTQTLLLVLHNWVRSYHRHILVALFTVVGVSQLAQGLHVL; translated from the coding sequence ATGTGGGGGTCGGTGCTGGGCTTGGGGATCCTGGCCGCGCTCAATCCTGTCCGCCTCGGGCTCGCCCTGCTGATGATCTCTCGGCCCCGGCCCGGGCCGAGTCTGCTCGCATACTGGCTCGGCGGCCTGACGGTGTGCATACCCGAGTTGCTCATCCCGCTGCTCCTGCTGAACTTCACCCCGATGTTCGGGCACGTGGCGCACGGTTCGGCATCCCCCTCGACGAATTCGGCCCTCGGCAAGATCCAGATCGGCCTCGGTGTGGTCGGCCTGTCGATCGCCGCCGTGCTGACGGTGCGATTTCTCGTCCGCCCGCGGACGCCGCAGCCCGTACCCGAGGACGCCCGCTCCCCCGAGATGTCGATGGTCTCAGGCGCGCCGATCCCGATGCCGCGGCTGCTGACCCGGGTCCCGGAGGAGTCGGTGAGGAACCCCTCGCCGGTCCGGCGGCTACTCAACCGCATTCACGACGCGTGGGAGAGCGGCTCCTCGTGGGTCGCGTGGGTAATCGGCATCATCTCGGTGCCGGTCGACGGCGTCCTGTTCATCGTGGCGATCATCGCAGCGTCGGGGGCATCGGTCTCCGCGCAGGCCAGCGCGTCCGTCGCGTTCATCCTCCTGATGTACGCCGTCGTCGAGGTCATTCTGGTCGGATACGTGGTCGCGCCGGCGAAAACGCAAACCCTCTTGCTCGTGCTGCACAACTGGGTGCGGAGCTACCACCGCCACATCTTGGTGGCACTGTTCACGGTGGTCGGGGTGTCACAGCTGGCCCAGGGTCTACACGTTCTGTAG
- a CDS encoding DUF2510 domain-containing protein, with translation MPSEQAPPPPKSAPGWYPDPAVGHGLQRYFDGTSWTSEWAFSAEPPKKGLSGKAVLAVSALCVLVLLIIVGKSWIFDPRKASHSTPSSSSVAAGPTEPAPSTPAGPKKPEGVTFSTAPGPNGDVVDARFAIRDNYTEQLIRDGARLDTIDILKYARATYPDASAVNVQGSFPMTDPYGNTSTQVAIDLTYSRATLDKINFDGISKTSIWEIRDSGFVLPAFQP, from the coding sequence ATGCCGTCTGAACAGGCGCCGCCCCCGCCGAAATCGGCGCCGGGCTGGTACCCCGACCCCGCCGTTGGTCACGGGCTGCAGCGGTACTTCGACGGCACCAGCTGGACCAGCGAGTGGGCGTTCTCCGCGGAGCCGCCGAAGAAGGGCCTGTCCGGAAAGGCGGTCCTGGCGGTGTCGGCCCTGTGCGTCCTCGTCCTCCTGATCATCGTGGGCAAAAGCTGGATCTTCGACCCCAGGAAGGCCAGCCACTCGACCCCATCGAGCAGTTCGGTCGCCGCGGGACCGACCGAGCCGGCGCCGTCGACACCGGCCGGCCCCAAGAAACCCGAGGGCGTCACCTTCTCCACGGCGCCGGGCCCGAACGGCGACGTGGTCGACGCCCGATTCGCCATTCGCGACAACTACACCGAGCAGCTGATCAGGGACGGCGCCCGGCTGGACACCATCGACATCCTCAAGTACGCAAGAGCGACCTATCCCGACGCGTCCGCGGTGAACGTGCAGGGCAGCTTCCCGATGACCGACCCGTACGGCAACACCTCGACCCAGGTGGCCATCGACCTCACGTATTCGCGGGCCACGTTGGACAAGATCAACTTCGACGGCATCAGCAAGACCAGCATCTGGGAGATCCGCGACTCCGGCTTCGTTCTTCCGGCCTTCCAGCCGTAG
- a CDS encoding helix-turn-helix domain-containing protein gives MTTQQLVPIGMTRTEGVRAALGGISRPTVYQLIKRGELVHVNIGRRGFVTAASIDAYIERLTAATQPAGAA, from the coding sequence ATGACCACCCAGCAACTTGTACCGATCGGCATGACCCGCACCGAAGGCGTCCGCGCCGCACTCGGCGGCATCAGCCGGCCGACCGTCTACCAACTGATCAAACGCGGCGAGCTCGTCCACGTGAACATCGGCCGCCGCGGATTCGTCACAGCCGCCAGCATCGACGCCTACATCGAAAGGCTCACCGCGGCAACCCAACCGGCCGGCGCCGCCTAA
- a CDS encoding ANTAR domain-containing protein: MRNQDRFDVIARKMVRGASGVCCVLLDRDLRIRAASKDYERVTLRGHGELPGQYLFDAFPDNPKDPHADGTARLASSLETAMRSGHPHTMRMQRYDIPDPAAPDEFLPKVWSPTNSPLLDHGELVGVVHTVREVSQSRQLLDEVARDVDHGVPWDPADLLHTLEAVSAVESGRHRQRQQELATENRQLMRAIATRDMIGQAKGMLMERFNIDADRAFGLLTRLSQETNTRVEEIARNLVQTPRPPRSD, translated from the coding sequence GTGCGCAACCAAGATCGTTTCGACGTGATCGCCCGAAAAATGGTCCGGGGGGCATCGGGCGTGTGTTGCGTGCTTCTCGATCGCGACCTGCGGATACGGGCGGCAAGCAAGGACTACGAGCGGGTCACCCTTCGCGGGCACGGCGAACTTCCGGGGCAGTACCTCTTCGACGCCTTCCCGGACAATCCGAAGGATCCGCACGCGGACGGGACGGCCAGGCTCGCGTCGTCGTTGGAGACCGCAATGCGCAGCGGCCATCCCCACACGATGCGGATGCAGCGGTATGACATTCCCGATCCCGCCGCCCCCGACGAATTCCTGCCGAAGGTGTGGAGCCCCACCAACTCCCCGTTGCTCGATCACGGCGAACTGGTGGGCGTGGTGCACACCGTGAGGGAAGTTTCGCAGAGCAGGCAACTCCTCGACGAGGTGGCGCGCGACGTCGATCACGGTGTCCCCTGGGATCCGGCGGATCTGCTGCACACCCTCGAGGCCGTCAGCGCCGTGGAATCCGGCCGACACCGCCAGCGGCAGCAGGAACTGGCCACGGAGAACAGGCAGCTGATGCGCGCCATCGCCACCAGAGACATGATCGGCCAGGCCAAGGGCATGCTGATGGAACGATTCAACATCGACGCCGATCGAGCTTTCGGACTGCTGACCAGGCTCTCGCAGGAGACCAACACCCGGGTCGAGGAGATCGCCCGCAATCTGGTCCAGACGCCGCGCCCGCCCCGTTCGGACTGA
- a CDS encoding phage major capsid protein gives MTVQRTTDTAFGWHPDEVTFAADDVVPQALVLQTSTVSGEIDGDQPALHVAFVTDAGQTGDGAKYVAEGATIDDEEAGLDEVLVHTKKIARLATLSNEQFRQAPTAARVAASFARDLVRKADASFLGDAANPTGLLHATGVTDASAPVDKSLDVLVDLLAELEVQGATPSAIVLDPLSWAAFRKLKVAETYNESLLGAGTTDAAPMLLSLPVLRSRFIPEHSGLVVDRTAIASAVGPVRVSQSEHAAFKADATVVKATWRIGWNLVRPERIGRFTVGDISGS, from the coding sequence ATGACTGTCCAACGCACAACCGACACCGCCTTCGGGTGGCATCCCGACGAGGTAACCTTCGCCGCCGACGACGTGGTGCCCCAGGCGCTCGTGCTGCAAACCTCGACCGTTTCCGGTGAAATCGACGGCGACCAGCCCGCCCTGCACGTCGCGTTCGTGACCGACGCCGGCCAGACCGGCGACGGCGCCAAGTACGTCGCCGAGGGCGCCACCATCGACGACGAGGAAGCCGGCCTCGACGAGGTCTTGGTGCACACCAAGAAGATCGCCCGCCTGGCCACCCTCTCCAACGAGCAATTCCGGCAGGCCCCGACCGCGGCGCGCGTCGCAGCGTCGTTCGCCCGCGACCTGGTCCGCAAAGCCGACGCCAGCTTCCTGGGCGACGCGGCTAACCCGACCGGGCTGCTACACGCGACCGGAGTCACCGACGCCTCGGCGCCCGTCGACAAGTCGCTCGATGTCCTGGTCGACTTGCTGGCCGAGCTCGAGGTCCAGGGCGCCACACCTTCCGCGATCGTGCTGGATCCGTTGAGCTGGGCCGCGTTCCGCAAGTTGAAGGTTGCCGAGACCTACAACGAGAGCCTGCTGGGCGCTGGCACGACCGACGCCGCGCCGATGCTGCTCAGCCTGCCGGTGCTGCGCTCCCGGTTCATCCCCGAGCACAGCGGCCTCGTAGTGGACCGCACCGCGATCGCCAGCGCCGTTGGCCCGGTTCGGGTTTCGCAGTCCGAGCACGCCGCGTTCAAGGCCGACGCCACCGTGGTCAAGGCCACCTGGCGTATCGGCTGGAACCTGGTTCGCCCCGAGCGGATCGGCCGCTTCACCGTCGGCGACATCAGCGGCAGCTAG
- a CDS encoding DUF732 domain-containing protein, with translation MRARPIVLTVVAAAAAITLAAPARADDTDDNFWAIVQTFEMGPKVTKGVALSQAKTFCGDLRRGDSDETPAQQTADEGAWLANWANTTEYKAGEFLGVAINTYCPEQMSAVQGG, from the coding sequence ATGCGCGCAAGACCTATCGTCCTGACCGTAGTCGCGGCCGCAGCCGCGATAACACTCGCCGCCCCGGCCCGCGCCGACGACACCGACGACAATTTTTGGGCGATCGTGCAAACCTTCGAAATGGGACCGAAGGTCACCAAAGGCGTGGCGCTGAGCCAAGCCAAAACCTTCTGCGGCGACCTGCGCCGGGGCGACAGCGACGAGACACCAGCCCAGCAGACCGCGGACGAAGGCGCGTGGCTGGCCAACTGGGCGAACACCACCGAATACAAAGCGGGCGAGTTCCTCGGCGTCGCGATCAACACGTACTGCCCTGAGCAGATGTCCGCCGTGCAAGGCGGCTGA
- a CDS encoding AAA family ATPase: MTVPEQRTACTLCWLGGSPCREHATPTPRPAKPPAEVEHSYSGPLGDDPYANKALERLAGEVAATPEGARNHTLNVNALRAYRVADARHVDRQIVTDAMEDAARACGLPSNEIEATLKSAQAGADKHGPADIDDTWAPGNGNTDAGHLDLIDNGPPALAARLLTRTALRNLPDPEPLIDNTLDQGTVALLYGKWGTCKSFIAYDWAASVATARAWQGRATRKRRALYVAAEGAYGFKARAAAWEAGWHTTIDDDNLELLPLPINLTRPADVRELGALIKWGGYGFIVLDTLARCMVGADENSAKDCGEVVDSLTRLREATPDGRGVVLGVHHTGKDGKTFRGSSVFEAGADTVYAVNADCGMISLEREKRKDGPEADHHELRLELIEGTGSGVISIHRLGGQTDRADRLMSTFVHHFGQTGATKADLRAVADMPSATFHRAVNDLLKQGALANTGTEKRPFLKVASE, from the coding sequence ATGACCGTGCCCGAACAACGCACTGCGTGCACGCTCTGCTGGCTCGGCGGCAGCCCATGCCGCGAACACGCGACACCCACACCGCGGCCAGCCAAGCCGCCGGCGGAGGTTGAGCATTCGTATAGCGGGCCGCTTGGCGACGACCCGTACGCCAACAAGGCGCTCGAGCGCCTGGCCGGCGAAGTCGCCGCAACACCCGAAGGCGCACGCAACCACACCCTCAACGTGAACGCGCTACGCGCCTACCGAGTAGCCGACGCCCGCCACGTTGATCGCCAGATCGTGACCGACGCAATGGAAGACGCCGCCCGGGCCTGCGGGCTGCCTAGCAACGAGATCGAGGCAACGCTGAAATCAGCGCAAGCCGGCGCCGACAAACACGGACCCGCCGACATAGACGACACCTGGGCACCCGGCAACGGCAACACCGACGCCGGCCACCTCGACCTAATTGACAACGGGCCGCCGGCGCTGGCCGCGCGACTACTCACACGCACTGCGCTGCGCAATCTGCCCGACCCCGAACCGCTCATCGACAACACGCTCGACCAAGGCACCGTTGCGCTGCTCTACGGCAAGTGGGGAACCTGCAAATCGTTCATCGCGTACGACTGGGCGGCGTCCGTTGCCACCGCCCGCGCATGGCAAGGCCGCGCAACCCGGAAGCGCCGCGCGCTGTACGTCGCAGCCGAAGGCGCGTACGGATTCAAAGCGCGGGCCGCCGCATGGGAAGCCGGTTGGCACACCACTATCGACGACGACAACCTCGAATTGTTGCCCCTCCCTATCAACCTGACACGCCCGGCCGACGTCCGCGAGCTCGGCGCGCTCATCAAGTGGGGCGGCTACGGATTCATCGTCTTGGACACGTTGGCGCGCTGCATGGTCGGCGCCGACGAAAACAGCGCCAAAGACTGCGGCGAGGTCGTCGACTCGCTCACCCGTCTGCGGGAAGCCACGCCCGACGGCCGCGGCGTCGTCCTCGGCGTCCACCACACCGGCAAGGACGGCAAAACGTTCCGCGGCTCGTCAGTGTTCGAGGCGGGCGCCGACACCGTATACGCGGTCAACGCGGACTGCGGCATGATCAGCCTCGAGCGCGAGAAGCGTAAGGACGGGCCAGAAGCCGACCATCACGAGCTGCGGCTCGAGCTGATCGAGGGCACCGGATCCGGCGTGATTTCTATTCACCGATTGGGTGGACAAACGGATCGCGCAGACCGGCTGATGTCCACCTTTGTCCACCATTTCGGCCAAACTGGAGCAACCAAAGCTGACCTACGCGCCGTGGCCGACATGCCTAGCGCCACGTTCCACCGCGCAGTAAATGACCTGCTGAAACAGGGCGCTCTGGCCAACACGGGCACCGAGAAGCGCCCATTCCTGAAGGTCGCCAGCGAATGA
- a CDS encoding MFS transporter: protein MSDERVDAGELGVDDSGERWLTPGVGAVGAASFFSDSGHEITTSVLPVFITGTLGASASALGIVDGISDALIGVMKLVGASPANDRTKRGRTASGGYLGTALATGAIGAATAVWQAGIFRALAWVSRGLRSPSRDALLASLSPKSAHGRAFGLERAGDNLGAVAGPLLAAGLVAWVGVRPALFLAAIPGLFAALAILVAAREARRSGQTSSEPVARRLQLGALRDAGMLRALLPVALFEFGNLAATLLILRAAHLFASPTRSLTAATSLAILVYACHNIAATVASLLAGRWYDRAGPRAVFVTAAGVYVVGYGLFAVGGTGVALVVVAFCAAGVGIGLAEPIESAVVSQLLPDRLRGSGFGVLGAVQAAGDLVATVVAGFLYTLVSPAAAFGYAAAWMAAAMLAAGLLRPR from the coding sequence ATGTCCGACGAGCGGGTCGACGCGGGGGAGCTCGGGGTGGACGATTCCGGGGAGCGGTGGCTGACCCCGGGCGTCGGAGCCGTCGGCGCGGCAAGCTTCTTCTCCGATTCCGGCCACGAGATCACCACATCGGTGCTGCCGGTATTCATCACCGGGACGCTGGGCGCTTCGGCAAGTGCCCTGGGCATCGTCGACGGCATCAGCGACGCGCTCATCGGCGTCATGAAACTGGTCGGTGCCTCGCCGGCCAATGACCGCACCAAGCGCGGTCGCACCGCGTCCGGCGGCTATCTGGGCACCGCGCTGGCCACGGGCGCGATCGGCGCGGCGACCGCGGTATGGCAGGCGGGTATCTTCCGTGCTTTGGCATGGGTCTCCCGCGGGTTGCGCTCGCCGTCGCGCGACGCGCTGCTGGCGTCGCTGAGCCCGAAATCGGCCCACGGCAGAGCTTTTGGATTGGAACGGGCGGGAGACAACCTCGGTGCGGTCGCCGGTCCGTTGCTGGCCGCGGGTCTGGTGGCCTGGGTCGGCGTTCGGCCGGCCTTGTTCCTGGCAGCCATACCGGGCCTGTTCGCCGCCCTGGCGATCCTCGTTGCGGCGCGCGAAGCGCGGCGCAGCGGCCAGACATCGTCGGAGCCGGTAGCGCGGCGCCTGCAACTTGGGGCATTGCGCGACGCGGGGATGCTGCGCGCCCTGCTGCCGGTCGCGCTGTTCGAATTCGGCAACCTCGCGGCGACGTTACTCATTCTGCGGGCGGCGCATCTGTTTGCGTCACCGACCCGATCGCTGACCGCGGCCACCTCGCTGGCCATCCTCGTCTACGCATGTCACAACATCGCCGCCACCGTTGCCTCACTTCTGGCCGGGCGCTGGTATGACCGCGCCGGTCCCCGCGCCGTATTCGTCACCGCCGCAGGCGTTTACGTCGTCGGATACGGGCTGTTTGCCGTCGGGGGCACCGGCGTGGCGCTGGTTGTGGTGGCGTTTTGCGCGGCGGGCGTGGGCATCGGCCTCGCCGAGCCCATCGAGTCGGCGGTGGTGTCTCAGCTACTTCCGGATCGGCTGCGCGGCAGTGGTTTCGGGGTTCTCGGTGCCGTGCAGGCCGCCGGGGATCTGGTGGCGACCGTGGTGGCCGGGTTCCTGTACACCCTGGTGTCTCCCGCGGCGGCCTTCGGGTATGCCGCGGCGTGGATGGCCGCGGCGATGCTCGCCGCCGGCCTGTTACGGCCACGCTGA
- a CDS encoding cyclic nucleotide-binding domain-containing protein, protein MKADEKQYEQDARRLREYATFGNFSDAQLQRLARVAHRATTSAALPLIHEQTPSDSCYILLSGEVGVYIGRDRVAALGPGEVIGESALHRGRLRSATVTTMGPAELLRIERDDLAALLDEIPALRDIIDASVARHVPVELPPKPKPPFSRMGAAVRTDLVERFEQAAVSAGVDVATALEDALTRWIERDGTT, encoded by the coding sequence ATGAAGGCCGACGAGAAGCAGTATGAGCAAGACGCTCGGCGGCTACGCGAGTACGCCACGTTCGGGAACTTCTCGGACGCCCAACTGCAGCGTCTGGCCCGAGTGGCTCATCGCGCCACGACGTCGGCGGCGTTGCCGCTGATTCACGAGCAGACCCCGTCGGACTCCTGCTACATCCTGCTCAGCGGGGAGGTCGGCGTGTACATCGGCCGGGACCGCGTCGCGGCGCTGGGGCCGGGCGAGGTGATCGGCGAATCGGCGCTGCACCGCGGCAGACTGCGTTCCGCGACCGTGACGACGATGGGGCCGGCCGAGTTATTGCGGATCGAACGCGACGATCTCGCCGCGTTGCTCGACGAGATACCCGCGCTTCGCGACATCATCGATGCGTCCGTCGCGCGGCACGTGCCCGTCGAGCTGCCGCCGAAGCCGAAACCACCGTTCTCCAGGATGGGCGCCGCGGTCCGCACCGACCTGGTCGAGCGTTTTGAGCAGGCCGCCGTCAGCGCCGGTGTGGACGTCGCGACCGCGCTCGAAGACGCGCTCACCCGGTGGATCGAACGCGACGGCACCACCTAG